TATTAAGGACATGGAATATCAATTAACGATGTTCGCTGAGCACACATGGGGCTATCATTCTTCCATTTCGGAGCCTTGGAACCCGTTTGTTCAGGAGTTGGGCTTGCGTAAGGAGGCATTTGCAGCAAATGCGAGCACCGCTGCACATCGCGCATTGTACGAAATCCTTGAAGCCAAGGGAGATGCACTGCTTGCACCGGGTCGGCCGATGAAGTTCAAAATTTGCAATCCTTACAGCTATGTTCAGGAGGATCATGCTCATCTTATTCTTGAGGGTTGGTATTACGAGCAGATTAAAGAAGGGTTTGAGGTGCGTGATTTCAATACAGGTGAGGTGCTCCCATCTCAACTGCGTCTTGCGCATCGCGGGGTTATTGTAACCATTCCGGTCATGCTGGAGCCTCAGGAAGAAAAAGTGCTTCATATCGTAGCGGTTAAGCCAACAATTAAAACCGCATATATGAACGATTATGTGGCATCGGATCGTGTATTGGATTTGGATGTTACCCATGAAGTAAAGGACTTCCATGTGACATCCACATACGCTGAAACACCATTTGTACGTATTGAATGGAAGAAGGGTGAAGGAATCACCTCTTGGAAGGATAAGGAGACTGGACAGGAGCTGCTACGTGCAGACCGGAATCATCATGCATTCACACCGGTATATGATGTTACGCCAGCCACAAAGGTGGTCGAAATGACGGAGGTTCGTCGTCTTATGGGCCGTAATCGGAAAGGTCCGAATGCGATTGTATCTACAGGTGTGTTGACAAGTGCAGAAATTGTTGGACAGGGAGAGCTTTATAGCATGATTCAATTGACCTATGAAGTCTCCGGTTGTGAGCATTATTCCTTATTCTTAACCGTGTATGCGGATCGTCCTCGTGTCGATGTGTCGGTACGGATGCATAAGGAAAGTGTATGGAAGCCTGAGAATTTGTATATTTCACTTCCGTTTGGCGGCGCATTGACAACCTCTACGCAGGAGCTGTGGGTAGATAAGATGGATGCACTAACTCGTCTGCGCAAGGATCAATTACCAGGCAGCTTGGCCGATTATACGGCTGTTGGCGAAGGTGCTGCATACATTTCAAAGGAACAAGGTATTGTGATTGCGATGCCAGACACTCCGTTGATTCAAGTGGGTGCTTTAGAGCATAAATATCGTCTACTTAATGGCGATGCAAGACTAGAACAGGACCCTGCGCACTTGTACGCCTGGGTGATGAATAACTATTGGGAAACCAACTTTGCAGCTACGCTTGGCGGCTTCTATGAATTCCGCTATTACATTACATGGGGTGAGAAGTTTAACAACCCTGAAGTATCGTTCGACATGTGTCGGGGGATGAATGCAGGAATCCTGGCGTGGAGACAATTCTAGTTCATGTGAACGGGAGGAATTGTAAGCTATGAGATATAAAGATTCATCTTTGCCGATTCATGAGCGTGCTATAGATTTATTGGCTCAAATGACGCTGGAGGAGAAGATCGGGCAGCTCCTCCAGCCCTTCGGCTGGAAGGCGTATGAGAAATCAGAAGGCAAGATTCAATTGACAGAAGTATTTAAGGAAGCAATTGCAAGCGGTGGCGTGGGCTCTTTGTATGGTGTGCTGCGTGCAGATCCTTGGACAGAGGTATCATTGGAAACTGGGTTGTCACCTTTGGAAGGCGCAGAAGTAACGAATCTGATCCAGCAATATGCGATTGAGCATACACGTCTGGGTATTCCGATTCTGCTGGGCGAGGAATGCTCTCATGGTCATATGGCGATTGGCAACACCGTCTTTCCCGTACCGCTTGCTATCGGAAGCACATGGAATAGGGAATTATTCCGGCAGATCTGTCAAGCAGTGGCTGCAGAGACTCGCGCTCAAGGAGGGGCAGCAACCTACTCCCCAGTACTAGATATTGTACGTGATCCGCGCTGGGGGCGAACAGAAGAATGCTTTGGGGAAGATCCATATTTAAATAGTGAAATGGCAGTAGCTGCGGTAATGGGCTTACAAGGTGATTCATTAAATACAGACCATACGATCCTGGCAACATTAAAGCATTTCGTCGCGTATGGCAGCTCGGATGGTGGTCGTAATGCGGACACCGTACGGATGGGAAAACGCGAGTTAATGGAGAAGGATTTGCTGCCATTCCAGAAGGCAATTGAAGCTGGGGCTAAATCTGTTATGACCGCTTACAATGAAATTGACGGTGTTCCGTGTACTTCGAGTAAGGAGTTATTAACAGAGGTACTTCGTGAGCAATGGGGCTTTGATGGCTTCGTCATTACGGATTGTGGTGCGATCAGCCAGCTTAAACACGGTCACCAGATTTGTGAGACCGAAGAAGAGGCGGCGACTCTTGCACTTAAAGCTGGTGTGGATATGGAGATGTCTGGTGAAACATTTGGCAGATATCTAATAAACGCATTACAGCTGCAGTTGATTGACATTTCCGATATTGATCTCGCAGTCGAACGAATTCTGCGTGCGAAGTTTGAATTGGGATTGTTTGAACGTCCCTTTGTTGATCCGACTACAGCACAGCGTGTCGTTGGACAACAGTTGCATTTAGAGATGGCGCGACAAGCTGCACGTGAAGGCATCATTCTTTTGAAGAATCATGATGAGGCTCTGCCGCTTTCTCCGTCACTTGGTAAGATTGCCGTTATTGGGCCGAATGCCAACAATATTTATAATCAATTGGGTGACTATACTTCACCACAGGAGCGTCATCACATCATTACCGTTTTGGACGGGATTCGCGCTAAATGTGCAGGACTCAGCGAAGTGCTGTATGCTCCGGGCTGCCGCGTGAAAGATCCATCGAAAGCAGGCTTTGAGAAGGCAATGGAGGTGGCGTCAGCAGCGGATACCATTATTGCAGTTGTCGGGGGATCAAGTGCACGTGATTTCGGTGAAGGTACGATTGATTTGAAGACAGGGGCTGCCGTCATTACGGATCAATTTAGTCTTAGTGATATGGAATGTGGAGAAGGCTTCGATCGTGCAGAGCTGAACTTATGCGGTGTGCAACTTGATCTGCTGCAGGAGCTGCACAGATTGAACAAAAAACTGATTGTTGTCTATATCAATGGTCGTCCCATTGTCGAGCCTTGGGTAGATGAGCATGCGGATGCCATTCTGGAGGCTTGGTACCCGGGACAGCAGGGCGGGCATGCGATTGCTGATATTTTGTTCGGAGACTATAATCCATCCGGCCGGCTTACACTATCCATTCCAAAGCATCCAGGGCAATTACCGATTTATTACAATAAGAAACGCTCCAGAGGTCATCGCTATCTCGAGGTGGACTTTCATCCGCAATATGTGTTTGGTTATGGCCTAAGCTATACAAGCTATCAATACGAGCATATTCGCTTGGATCAGATACAAATAGAGTTGGATGATTCTTGTACTGTATCCGTGGAGGTCAAGAATATTGGCGATGTAGCTGGACATGAGGTTGTTCAGCTATATATAAAAGATTGCACTAGCACAATCACACGCCCGGAACAAGAATTAAAAGGATTTCAGAAGATTTATATTGAGCCTGGTGAGATGCGTACCGTTCAATTTCATATTACTCCGCGGGAGCTGCAGTTTGTCGGTTCTGATTTGCAGTGGACGGTTGAGCCCGGCAAATTTGAGATCATGATTGGATCGAACGTAGGCAATACCATTTCAACAAGCTTAGAGGTTGTTCAACGTAACTTGAGATCGTAATCACGGGAGGGTTACCAAATTATGAAAGAGCATCGTTTACCTACTATTGAAATTAATAAGTTCCCTCTGCCTCAGGCGGTTCAGCAAGTTATGAAGGACGCTAGTGAACGTCTGGCTCATCGTCCGAAGCTGCGTCAATTATTCCAGAATTGTTTTCCAAATACATTAGAAACAACTACTAAGCTGTTGGATGACGGAACAACATTTGTGTTAACTGGCGATATTCCGGCGATGTGGCTGCGTGACTCTGTTGAGCAGGTTATTCATTATGTTCCTTTTGCCAAGGAAGATGCTGAACTTGGGCGGATTCTAGAAGGCTTAATACGCCGTCATATGTTTTATATTCAAATCGATCCTTATGCGAATGCCTTTAACGAGTCTGCAAATGATTGGCATTGGAATGCAACGGATGAGACAGACAGCTCGCCTTGGGTATGGGAGCGTAAATTTGAGCTGGATTCCATGTGCTTCTCATTCCGCTTGGCATATCTATATTGGAAAGAAACCGGACGCACCGGGATCTTTGATGAAGTTTTCCGAACTTCACTACTGAAGATGTTGAACGTATGGCAGATTGAGCAGGAGCACAAGGAGCAGTCAACCTACCGCTTTCAACGTCACAACGGCATCATGATAGATACATTACGTAAGAACGGTTTGGGGATGCCGGTAAATAATGTTGGACTGATCTGGTCAGGCTTCCGCCCCAGCGACGATGCGTGTGACTTTCACTTCAATATTCCATCGAATATGTTCGCCGCTGTAACGCTTCACCAATTGCAGGAAATTGCTCAATATGTATATAGAGATTCAAATCTCGTAGCCCGAATGTCGGCAATGGAAGAAGAAATCCGGCATGCAATTGAGCTTTATGGAATCATTGACCATTCCAAATACGGCAAGATGTATGCGTTCGAAACGGATGGTTTCGGTAACCATTTATTGATGGACGATGCAGGTACTCCGAGCTTAATGTCAGCACCCTATCTAGGTTACTGTGCGCCAGACGATCCAATATATTTGAATACCCGCAAATTTGCTCTGAGTGAGGATAATCCCTATTTCTTCAAAGGCGAGAAGCTCAGCGGCATTGGCAGTCCGCATACTAGCATGGGATTCGTATGGCATCTTGCTTATACGATGCAGGGCTTAACCGCAGTTGATCCTCAAGAGATGCTCGAGATGATTGAAATCTGTGAGTCGACAGATGCTGGTACTGGATTTATGCATGAGGGATTTAATGTCAATGATTCAACCCAATTTACACGTGAGTGGTTCGCTTGGTCGAATAGCCAGTTTGCGCAGCTTGTGTGGAAGGCATTGGAATCAGGCATATTGCCCTAAAATATATCACTATGAGCGGGATAGAGCTCACTAACTGTATAGGAGTGACAACTATGTTCGAGAAAAGACCTATTAACCCTATTCGGTACACTCAACAAATGAAGCCAGATACAGTTACGCCAAATGCAAAAGCCGGAGTCCAGCGAGGTTTTGAAGCAATACTGTCCCCGCTACAACAAGCTGCAATGAATTCCACTAGTATTATTAATGTAGCTATTGACGGAACGCATGGTGCCCAATATCAGCACGTCCTGGCAAGGATCATAGATGTATTGGAGCAAGAAGGGCATAAGACGGTTCTCATCGGTACCAATAGTTTTGTGAAGACAAGCGAAGAACTTCGTACGTTCTTTGAAGCGAATATTACAGATAATCGTGCATTTGGTTATTTTTCGGATGCTACGATTGCAGATTATTTCGTCCTAGAAGCACAAGACAAGATAGACAACTACAAAAAAAAGATTCAATTACCTGCCCACCAAACAACCTTCATCATCACGTTTGGACCAGGGGCCTATTGGCTCGGGAACGGCAACTACGATATAACCTACTTCTTGGATGTATCTCGTGAGTATCAGCAATTGGAACATAAAGCACATTTATTGAATTTCGGCTTTAGCTGGAACCGAGATGTGGTGGAGAAGTATAAAATCTGTCTATTTGTGGAATGGCCAGTACTGGAAACTTACCGAAAAGAAGTATTGGATTCGATCCACTATTACGTGGATATGAATGAGCCCGAGTGTCCCAAGCTAACGACGGTCTTCACCCTACGCCAGATGATTGCAGATATCGCCAAGTCCCCTATGCGTGTGAAGCCGTTCTTCGCGCCAGGGATATGGGGCGGTCAATATTTGAAGAAATTCGCGGAGCTTCCGAAGGAGTGGGCCAACTGCGCATGGAGCTTTGAACCGATTGCACCGGAGAACTCCATTTTGCTGAAATACAACGACGAAATAATCGAGGTCCCCTTCCTCATAGTCATGCATTATGAGCATCCGGCCATTCTTGGGAATCGTATTGTCGGGCTGTTTGGTGATTATTTTCCGATTCGCTTCGACTACCTTGATACCATCGACGGAGATAGCTTGTCGTGCCAGGTACATCCGAAGCAGGAGTATATTCGTGAGACATTTAATGAATTTATGGCACAGCAAGAATCGTACTATATCATGGAGAATTTAGAGAATACATCTGTGTTCTTGGGACTGACTGAACAATGTACGAAGGAGGAATTCTTTAACGCGGTACACCATGCACAAGAAACTGGTGAACCCATTCAAATCACTGACTTCGTTAATCAATATGAAGCGAATAAGGGGGATTTATTCCTAATTCCTACAGGGACTGTTCATGCCTCTGGAAAGAACAACTTAGTACTCGAAATATCCTCTACGACATGGTGGTTTACGTTCAAAATCTACGATTTCCTTCGTAAAGGAATGGATGGCAAGCCACGTCCTATTAATATTGATCATGCCTTTGACAATATTGATTTCGATAAAAGAACGGCATGGGTAGAGGACAATTTGATTCCTAAGCCAAGCTTGCTGCAAAAGCAGGGGATTAACGAGGAGTATGTTCTTGGACAGCGTGAAGATCTACTGTTTTATGTTCATCGTGTGCACTTACATGATACATGGGTGGACCATACAAATAACGAAATGGTAATGTATAACTTGGTTGAGGGAGAAAAGGTTCGTATAGTATCCTGTGCAGATGAATC
This genomic stretch from Paenibacillus sp. FSL H7-0737 harbors:
- a CDS encoding glycoside hydrolase family 3 N-terminal domain-containing protein, whose product is MRYKDSSLPIHERAIDLLAQMTLEEKIGQLLQPFGWKAYEKSEGKIQLTEVFKEAIASGGVGSLYGVLRADPWTEVSLETGLSPLEGAEVTNLIQQYAIEHTRLGIPILLGEECSHGHMAIGNTVFPVPLAIGSTWNRELFRQICQAVAAETRAQGGAATYSPVLDIVRDPRWGRTEECFGEDPYLNSEMAVAAVMGLQGDSLNTDHTILATLKHFVAYGSSDGGRNADTVRMGKRELMEKDLLPFQKAIEAGAKSVMTAYNEIDGVPCTSSKELLTEVLREQWGFDGFVITDCGAISQLKHGHQICETEEEAATLALKAGVDMEMSGETFGRYLINALQLQLIDISDIDLAVERILRAKFELGLFERPFVDPTTAQRVVGQQLHLEMARQAAREGIILLKNHDEALPLSPSLGKIAVIGPNANNIYNQLGDYTSPQERHHIITVLDGIRAKCAGLSEVLYAPGCRVKDPSKAGFEKAMEVASAADTIIAVVGGSSARDFGEGTIDLKTGAAVITDQFSLSDMECGEGFDRAELNLCGVQLDLLQELHRLNKKLIVVYINGRPIVEPWVDEHADAILEAWYPGQQGGHAIADILFGDYNPSGRLTLSIPKHPGQLPIYYNKKRSRGHRYLEVDFHPQYVFGYGLSYTSYQYEHIRLDQIQIELDDSCTVSVEVKNIGDVAGHEVVQLYIKDCTSTITRPEQELKGFQKIYIEPGEMRTVQFHITPRELQFVGSDLQWTVEPGKFEIMIGSNVGNTISTSLEVVQRNLRS
- a CDS encoding glycoside hydrolase family 125 protein encodes the protein MKEHRLPTIEINKFPLPQAVQQVMKDASERLAHRPKLRQLFQNCFPNTLETTTKLLDDGTTFVLTGDIPAMWLRDSVEQVIHYVPFAKEDAELGRILEGLIRRHMFYIQIDPYANAFNESANDWHWNATDETDSSPWVWERKFELDSMCFSFRLAYLYWKETGRTGIFDEVFRTSLLKMLNVWQIEQEHKEQSTYRFQRHNGIMIDTLRKNGLGMPVNNVGLIWSGFRPSDDACDFHFNIPSNMFAAVTLHQLQEIAQYVYRDSNLVARMSAMEEEIRHAIELYGIIDHSKYGKMYAFETDGFGNHLLMDDAGTPSLMSAPYLGYCAPDDPIYLNTRKFALSEDNPYFFKGEKLSGIGSPHTSMGFVWHLAYTMQGLTAVDPQEMLEMIEICESTDAGTGFMHEGFNVNDSTQFTREWFAWSNSQFAQLVWKALESGILP
- a CDS encoding class I mannose-6-phosphate isomerase encodes the protein MFEKRPINPIRYTQQMKPDTVTPNAKAGVQRGFEAILSPLQQAAMNSTSIINVAIDGTHGAQYQHVLARIIDVLEQEGHKTVLIGTNSFVKTSEELRTFFEANITDNRAFGYFSDATIADYFVLEAQDKIDNYKKKIQLPAHQTTFIITFGPGAYWLGNGNYDITYFLDVSREYQQLEHKAHLLNFGFSWNRDVVEKYKICLFVEWPVLETYRKEVLDSIHYYVDMNEPECPKLTTVFTLRQMIADIAKSPMRVKPFFAPGIWGGQYLKKFAELPKEWANCAWSFEPIAPENSILLKYNDEIIEVPFLIVMHYEHPAILGNRIVGLFGDYFPIRFDYLDTIDGDSLSCQVHPKQEYIRETFNEFMAQQESYYIMENLENTSVFLGLTEQCTKEEFFNAVHHAQETGEPIQITDFVNQYEANKGDLFLIPTGTVHASGKNNLVLEISSTTWWFTFKIYDFLRKGMDGKPRPINIDHAFDNIDFDKRTAWVEDNLIPKPSLLQKQGINEEYVLGQREDLLFYVHRVHLHDTWVDHTNNEMVMYNLVEGEKVRIVSCADESIYVELQYAESYILPAVFSAYKIINIGNKPCKLVKAGVSKAWDVSLL